One window of Metamycoplasma arthritidis genomic DNA carries:
- a CDS encoding APC family permease, which translates to MNDEQMVVTSDNKKKISFFSAILIVIGGSIGAGIFLRSKSVLSNSAGNIVWAIAVWLIAGFAIIAMALALVEVASGRNDNLGMIGWAKAFNKLFIYKGVKFFMTYLYLPFTYFFMPYYVIIQFQDGLSGLGVDSKIWQFGNTSATPWIFFAIGLAITVWMMFTAGISSRAGNIQNWVVTAVKFIPLVAIVIIGFAFAAKNGVTYKAVTKADLFSKDATTLFGLSPFFAVFGSLGGIFFAFDGFYVTAGVQSEMEKPEKTPAALTIGLSSITLIYIIIALAMTLGAKKGDFYDYGSLLKTAGHSWAFGVVNICIAIGIIGILNGFTMWATRFVEDLIKEGEISVPVSAYKYMLNAKRPWVGMIFCLVLSVPYMIILTAIGTYAYIGGGYYDDGEIYGKGTDKLLTFADLMADWMAVFAFAFIALAIVGAIQNRKKNFIAVTKNKHTIWAGYTSVIIVLITLTFMILDKFVGMGLSINQYLANTDASKTEGLKSSVIGNTTASVLFLLYIAVSFAFIPLERKMAERKEIKLNETIASGQGDMEKLRLAKEMNDAILRTYREAR; encoded by the coding sequence ATGAACGACGAACAAATGGTCGTTACTTCCGACAATAAGAAAAAGATTAGTTTCTTTTCTGCAATCCTTATTGTTATCGGTGGTTCAATCGGTGCCGGTATCTTTCTAAGATCAAAGAGTGTTCTTTCGAATTCAGCCGGAAACATTGTTTGAGCTATTGCTGTTTGATTAATTGCTGGATTTGCAATTATCGCAATGGCACTTGCACTAGTTGAAGTTGCATCAGGCCGCAACGACAACTTAGGTATGATTGGATGAGCCAAAGCCTTTAATAAATTGTTCATTTATAAGGGCGTTAAGTTCTTCATGACTTATCTATACTTACCATTTACCTACTTCTTTATGCCATACTACGTAATCATCCAATTCCAAGATGGTTTAAGTGGATTAGGCGTAGATAGTAAAATTTGACAATTTGGTAACACCTCAGCTACTCCTTGAATTTTCTTTGCGATTGGACTTGCTATTACTGTTTGAATGATGTTCACAGCAGGAATTAGCTCACGTGCAGGAAACATTCAAAACTGAGTTGTTACTGCAGTTAAATTTATTCCATTAGTTGCAATCGTAATCATCGGATTTGCATTTGCTGCTAAAAATGGTGTAACCTACAAAGCTGTTACAAAAGCTGACTTATTCAGCAAAGATGCAACAACATTATTTGGACTTTCTCCATTCTTTGCCGTATTTGGATCACTAGGTGGAATCTTCTTTGCATTTGACGGATTCTACGTTACTGCTGGTGTTCAATCAGAAATGGAAAAACCAGAAAAAACCCCTGCTGCCCTAACTATTGGGTTATCTTCAATCACTTTAATTTACATCATCATTGCCCTAGCTATGACTTTAGGTGCTAAAAAGGGTGATTTCTATGACTACGGTAGTTTATTAAAAACTGCAGGCCACAGTTGAGCATTTGGTGTAGTTAATATTTGCATCGCAATCGGTATCATTGGTATTCTAAATGGATTCACAATGTGAGCAACCAGATTCGTAGAAGACTTGATTAAAGAAGGAGAAATTTCTGTTCCTGTTAGTGCTTACAAATACATGTTAAACGCTAAAAGACCATGAGTAGGAATGATCTTCTGTTTAGTTTTATCAGTTCCATACATGATTATCTTAACTGCAATTGGTACCTACGCATACATCGGTGGCGGTTACTACGATGATGGTGAAATTTATGGTAAAGGCACTGATAAGCTATTAACATTCGCTGACTTAATGGCTGACTGAATGGCTGTATTTGCCTTTGCATTTATCGCTTTAGCTATCGTTGGTGCAATTCAAAATAGAAAGAAAAACTTTATTGCTGTAACCAAAAACAAACATACTATTTGAGCTGGATATACTTCAGTTATCATAGTGTTAATAACCTTGACATTTATGATTCTAGACAAGTTTGTTGGTATGGGTCTTTCTATAAATCAATACCTAGCAAATACAGATGCAAGTAAAACTGAAGGTCTTAAATCTAGCGTAATTGGTAATACTACTGCTTCAGTTCTATTCTTACTATACATTGCTGTTTCATTTGCTTTCATTCCACTTGAAAGAAAAATGGCAGAACGTAAAGAAATTAAATTAAATGAAACAATCGCATCAGGACAAGGCGACATGGAAAAACTAAGACTTGCAAAAGAAATGAACGATGCAATTCTAAGAACTTACCGTGAAGCACGTTAA
- the rlmD gene encoding 23S rRNA (uracil(1939)-C(5))-methyltransferase RlmD produces the protein MEQYKINQILKAQKATEFSYEGYGVIRENGYPIFVKNLLIGEVADIQIIKVTAKFAIAEIFNLIETSPKRIPIKNYELFRSCAAPLMILSYEDQLAFKQKIVNDLFLRELNFRNVKEITPSPLEINYRNKLRVHVECQGTTFKMGFYVKNSHILVEQTSYDLAYKEIGNILEEIDFLCKKEVLLEDNFIKKNKITSITVKYSEKTGESQVIFESLKQAPFPASFIKRLIEKFDNLNIVQIVCNEEKTKILKLIVLAGKESIEYKIDKLKFNVSSQSFYQVNEKQTNKMYKTLLKSLNLTGSEFIVDAFAGVGTIGMYLAKKAKQVVCVEISKKATLNGKENAKLNSLNNLEFISEDCNRFFDKECTRRQNIDVIVFDPPREGLNKTTINAIIPKSLKRIAYISCNPRTLVRDLKLFTSKGYKIEFVQPFDMFPQTYHVETLALLSKSEV, from the coding sequence ATGGAACAGTACAAAATAAATCAAATCCTTAAAGCACAAAAAGCAACAGAATTTAGTTATGAAGGTTATGGTGTTATTAGGGAAAATGGCTATCCTATTTTTGTTAAAAATTTACTTATAGGAGAAGTCGCTGATATTCAAATAATTAAAGTAACAGCAAAATTTGCTATTGCGGAAATTTTTAATTTGATCGAAACTTCGCCAAAAAGAATTCCAATTAAAAACTATGAACTATTTAGATCATGCGCAGCTCCTTTAATGATTCTTAGCTACGAAGATCAGCTAGCTTTTAAACAAAAAATAGTAAACGACTTATTTTTACGGGAACTAAATTTTCGTAATGTTAAAGAAATTACTCCGTCGCCACTCGAAATTAATTATCGTAATAAACTGCGTGTTCACGTCGAATGCCAAGGAACGACTTTTAAAATGGGCTTTTATGTAAAAAACAGTCACATCCTAGTTGAGCAAACTTCTTATGATTTAGCTTATAAAGAAATTGGCAATATCTTAGAAGAAATTGATTTTTTATGTAAAAAAGAAGTCTTACTTGAAGATAACTTTATTAAGAAAAACAAAATAACTTCAATAACTGTTAAATATAGTGAAAAAACCGGTGAATCACAAGTAATTTTTGAATCACTCAAACAAGCACCATTTCCTGCATCTTTCATTAAAAGATTAATTGAAAAATTTGATAATTTGAATATTGTCCAAATCGTTTGCAACGAAGAGAAAACCAAAATATTGAAATTAATAGTGCTAGCTGGTAAAGAATCAATTGAATACAAAATAGATAAACTAAAATTTAATGTTTCTTCTCAATCTTTTTATCAAGTAAATGAAAAGCAGACAAACAAAATGTATAAAACGCTATTAAAATCACTTAACTTAACAGGGAGTGAATTTATCGTTGATGCGTTTGCGGGAGTCGGGACAATTGGAATGTATTTAGCAAAAAAAGCAAAGCAAGTTGTGTGTGTAGAAATTAGTAAAAAAGCGACACTTAACGGTAAAGAGAATGCCAAACTTAATTCACTTAATAATTTAGAATTTATTTCGGAGGACTGCAATCGCTTTTTTGATAAAGAGTGTACAAGAAGACAAAATATTGACGTAATCGTTTTTGATCCGCCTCGTGAAGGACTAAACAAAACAACGATAAACGCAATTATCCCCAAATCTTTAAAAAGAATAGCTTATATAAGTTGTAATCCGCGAACTTTAGTGCGAGATTTAAAATTATTTACATCAAAAGGTTACAAAATAGAGTTTGTTCAGCCATTTGACATGTTTCCGCAAACTTATCATGTTGAAACTTTGGCACTTTTGTCTAAAAGCGAGGTTTAA
- the mnmE gene encoding tRNA uridine-5-carboxymethylaminomethyl(34) synthesis GTPase MnmE, with protein MFNNNITAISSGNINQAISIIRICGPDAIEILKKIYTGKIGTDKTITYGWIVDKDKTKIDEVLVNFFIGKNNYIGEDTVEINAHGGVVVTNKILNLILANGARLAERGEFTRRAFLNGRLSLEKAEAINALIHAKTNKQAKIAITQFEPEINQLINSLENELLQIISLVEINIDYSDYNDIEQMDKNKLNKLLDNFQKRIKVVVEKSENASDIYRGINIAIVGKPNTGKSSLLNALIQKDKAIVTDIPGTTRDLVEAEFEINGILFRIIDTAGIRKTDNEIESIGIKKSLEAIDNAKVIIHLHDPLQKDSTEDEQIKKLAKDKIYINVLNKRDLIKNLPEDMVCISAKDNNLYELRNALVKKYNDIDLDDKEVLYNTRQLSLLKQVEYNINDALEGLGQGFGPEVVILDLTKAWENLRSILNKSHDNEALLDNIFSKFCLGK; from the coding sequence ATGTTCAACAACAATATAACAGCTATATCTTCAGGTAATATCAACCAAGCCATATCAATAATAAGAATTTGTGGTCCCGATGCCATAGAAATACTTAAAAAAATCTACACAGGCAAAATCGGTACAGACAAAACTATTACTTATGGATGAATTGTTGATAAAGATAAAACTAAAATTGACGAAGTTTTAGTTAATTTTTTTATTGGTAAAAATAATTATATAGGCGAAGATACCGTTGAAATTAATGCTCATGGCGGGGTCGTAGTTACTAATAAAATTTTGAATTTAATTTTAGCTAATGGTGCTAGATTAGCTGAAAGAGGAGAATTTACAAGACGGGCTTTTTTAAATGGTAGATTAAGCTTAGAAAAGGCTGAAGCAATAAATGCTTTAATTCATGCTAAAACTAATAAACAAGCAAAAATCGCAATTACCCAATTCGAACCTGAAATTAATCAACTAATTAACTCACTTGAAAACGAATTGCTACAAATCATATCTTTAGTAGAAATTAACATTGATTACTCAGATTACAACGATATTGAACAAATGGATAAGAACAAACTAAATAAACTATTAGATAACTTTCAAAAACGAATAAAAGTTGTTGTTGAAAAATCCGAAAACGCTAGTGATATTTATCGAGGAATTAATATTGCTATTGTTGGAAAACCAAACACCGGCAAATCTTCACTTTTAAACGCTTTAATTCAAAAAGATAAAGCTATTGTCACCGATATTCCTGGCACTACTAGAGATTTAGTTGAAGCTGAATTTGAAATAAATGGAATATTGTTTAGAATTATCGATACCGCCGGTATTCGTAAAACCGATAACGAAATTGAATCAATTGGTATTAAAAAATCATTAGAAGCTATTGACAATGCAAAAGTAATCATTCATTTACATGATCCACTTCAAAAAGATAGCACCGAAGATGAACAAATAAAAAAATTAGCTAAAGATAAAATTTATATAAATGTTTTAAACAAGCGAGATTTGATTAAAAATTTACCAGAGGATATGGTTTGTATTTCAGCTAAAGATAATAATTTATACGAGTTAAGAAACGCTTTAGTAAAAAAATATAACGATATTGATTTAGATGATAAAGAAGTTTTATATAACACGAGACAACTATCACTTTTAAAACAAGTGGAATATAATATTAATGACGCTTTAGAAGGTCTTGGACAAGGTTTTGGTCCGGAAGTGGTAATTTTAGATCTTACAAAAGCTTGAGAAAATTTGAGAAGCATTCTTAATAAAAGTCACGATAACGAAGCTTTATTAGACAATATTTTTAGTAAGTTTTGTTTAGGTAAATAA
- the dnaK gene encoding molecular chaperone DnaK, whose amino-acid sequence MAKEIILGIDLGTTNSVVSILEDGKAKVLENPNGKRTTPSVVAFKNGETVVGEVAKRQLETNPDSIASVKRLMGSSKTIHANNKDYKPEEISALILSYMKEYAEKKIGHSVKKAVITVPAYFDNAQREATKNAGIIAGLDVVRIINEPTAAALAFGLDKNKDKNHKILVFDLGGGTFDVSILEMENGAFQVLSTSGDNHLGGDDWDNAIVKWMVEEIKNKYNYNPETEKMAMARLKEEAERAKITLSESMVANISLPFLAMSQTGPINVELELKRSEFEKMTDDLLQRTKKPLLDALSEAKLQINDLDEVLLVGGSTRMPAVQKLVADTINKKPNNSINPDEVVSVGAAIQGAILAGDVQDVLLLDVTPLTLGIVVEGNLVAPLIPRNTTIPVTKSQVFSTAADNQPAVSIVITQGERQMAADNKILGQFELEGIEPAPRGVPQIEVSFSIDVNGITTVTAKDKKTQKEQTITIKNTSKLSEDEVQKMVKEAEENREADKKKRREIELTVKAEQTINDLQKTSEANKAELEKNGAYEGITKQIEEFKKLLADKNFDELEKKLNEFDQSMQAAAKFAQEQAKNQTPDSDDESKNKNSDK is encoded by the coding sequence ATGGCAAAAGAAATTATTTTAGGAATCGACCTTGGTACAACAAACTCGGTTGTATCTATTTTAGAAGATGGCAAGGCCAAAGTATTAGAAAATCCAAATGGTAAGCGCACCACTCCTTCAGTAGTTGCTTTTAAAAATGGCGAAACTGTTGTTGGTGAAGTTGCAAAGAGACAACTAGAAACCAACCCAGATAGCATTGCTTCAGTTAAAAGATTAATGGGTTCATCAAAAACTATTCACGCTAATAATAAGGATTATAAACCAGAAGAAATTAGTGCGCTTATTCTCTCTTATATGAAAGAATATGCTGAAAAGAAAATTGGTCATAGCGTTAAAAAAGCTGTTATCACTGTTCCTGCATATTTTGACAATGCTCAACGTGAAGCAACAAAAAACGCCGGAATTATTGCGGGACTTGATGTTGTTAGAATTATTAACGAACCAACCGCTGCAGCTTTGGCATTTGGGTTGGACAAAAACAAGGATAAAAATCATAAAATTTTAGTTTTCGACCTTGGTGGAGGAACATTTGACGTTTCAATTTTAGAAATGGAAAATGGCGCATTTCAAGTACTATCTACTTCGGGGGACAACCATTTGGGTGGTGATGATTGAGATAATGCAATTGTTAAATGAATGGTTGAAGAAATTAAAAATAAATACAACTATAACCCAGAAACTGAAAAAATGGCAATGGCAAGACTAAAAGAAGAAGCTGAAAGAGCAAAAATTACTCTTTCTGAAAGTATGGTTGCTAATATTTCTCTACCATTCTTGGCCATGTCACAAACAGGACCAATTAATGTCGAATTGGAACTAAAAAGATCGGAGTTTGAAAAAATGACTGACGATCTACTACAAAGAACTAAAAAACCACTATTAGATGCATTAAGCGAAGCAAAATTACAAATTAATGATCTAGATGAAGTTTTATTAGTTGGTGGTTCAACTAGAATGCCCGCTGTTCAAAAATTAGTAGCTGATACCATTAATAAAAAACCTAACAATTCTATTAACCCTGATGAAGTAGTTAGTGTTGGAGCCGCTATTCAAGGAGCTATCTTAGCTGGTGATGTTCAAGATGTTTTACTATTAGACGTTACTCCACTTACTTTAGGAATCGTAGTTGAAGGAAATTTAGTTGCCCCCTTAATTCCAAGAAATACAACTATTCCTGTAACAAAATCACAAGTTTTCTCTACAGCCGCCGATAATCAACCAGCTGTGTCAATCGTAATAACACAAGGCGAAAGACAAATGGCTGCTGATAATAAGATTTTAGGTCAATTTGAATTAGAAGGAATTGAGCCTGCTCCACGTGGTGTTCCACAAATTGAAGTAAGCTTTTCAATTGATGTTAATGGTATTACAACAGTAACAGCAAAAGATAAGAAAACCCAAAAAGAACAAACCATTACAATAAAAAATACTTCAAAATTATCAGAAGACGAAGTTCAAAAAATGGTTAAAGAAGCCGAAGAAAATCGTGAAGCCGATAAGAAAAAACGTCGCGAAATCGAACTTACTGTTAAAGCTGAACAAACAATTAATGATTTACAAAAGACTTCCGAAGCTAATAAAGCTGAACTTGAAAAAAACGGTGCCTACGAAGGTATTACTAAACAAATAGAAGAATTTAAGAAACTTCTTGCTGATAAAAACTTTGATGAGTTAGAAAAGAAATTAAACGAATTCGATCAAAGCATGCAAGCTGCTGCTAAATTTGCTCAAGAGCAAGCAAAAAACCAAACTCCTGATTCTGATGATGAATCAAAAAATAAAAACAGCGATAAATAA
- a CDS encoding Tex-like N-terminal domain-containing protein, whose protein sequence is MNISVLNVAKKLALEEKQVEETLKLLAEGATIPFISRYRKNVTGGLDEEAIAQINDFYQYDVELLKRKEYVIEILKEKGLLTDELNKKILEASTKQAVENIYEPFKIGKKTKATEAIALGLEPLAKTIMQNRDESFNVFKEAAKYISEKLPNTEAVIGQTKYIIAQIISQDIEARENIKKEIYQYGWIKTALKKDAQDPKQVFLQYYEFGEKISKIPNHRILAISRAEDKKIISYTFDYSVKKLVYDLSNRYFVNKRTAFITNDCARDALERLILPSIDREIKSELFERAQAEAIKIFANNVEQMLLAPATKNKKILAIDPAYVHGCKLAVLDENGNFLEKGLIFPNEPRSEIKNATLRVNGLLDKYSIDLIVIGNGTASRETEQFISNLLQNRKVQHPNENIRFAVVSEIGASVYSASKIAQEEFPNLSVEERSAINIGRRFQDPLNELIKIEPKSIGVGQYQHDVNQKELTSELDFKVNKVVNMVGVDLNSATKIILSHISGLSNTIAKNIVEHRLKNGNFKNREELKNVKGLGPKAYEQSVGFLRIHDSTNFYDKTNIHPDQYELANKVLAALNLNVENLDKNILMEANKEKLAKELNTNEYDISLILDSLISPGKDIRDDKDGFILSDKLLTVDDLEIGKRYTGQVINVTDFGAFFFLGIKQSALVHISNMKKDDESFIKHPSEILNVGENWTIEIISIDKERERIQAKLIWN, encoded by the coding sequence ATGAATATATCAGTTTTAAATGTCGCTAAGAAATTAGCACTAGAAGAGAAACAAGTCGAAGAAACTCTGAAACTATTAGCCGAAGGAGCCACAATTCCATTTATCTCTCGCTACAGAAAAAATGTAACTGGTGGTCTTGATGAAGAAGCAATAGCTCAAATTAATGACTTTTATCAATATGACGTTGAATTACTAAAGCGTAAAGAATACGTAATTGAGATTTTGAAAGAAAAAGGACTATTAACTGACGAACTTAACAAAAAAATTCTTGAAGCAAGCACCAAGCAAGCCGTAGAAAACATTTATGAGCCATTTAAAATCGGCAAAAAGACAAAAGCTACTGAAGCTATTGCCTTAGGACTTGAACCACTTGCCAAAACCATCATGCAAAATCGTGATGAAAGCTTCAATGTTTTTAAAGAAGCTGCTAAATACATTAGTGAAAAACTACCAAACACCGAAGCGGTCATTGGGCAAACCAAATACATTATTGCGCAAATTATTTCACAAGATATTGAAGCAAGAGAAAATATCAAAAAAGAAATTTATCAATATGGTTGAATTAAAACGGCGCTAAAAAAAGATGCCCAAGACCCCAAACAAGTCTTTTTACAATATTATGAATTTGGGGAAAAAATTTCAAAAATTCCTAATCACCGCATCTTAGCAATTTCGCGCGCCGAGGACAAAAAAATTATTAGCTACACTTTCGATTATTCGGTCAAAAAATTAGTTTATGACTTGAGTAATCGTTATTTTGTTAATAAAAGAACCGCATTTATTACTAATGATTGTGCAAGAGATGCCTTGGAACGTTTGATTCTACCATCAATTGATCGCGAAATCAAAAGTGAATTATTCGAAAGAGCTCAAGCTGAAGCAATTAAAATTTTTGCCAACAATGTAGAACAAATGCTTCTGGCTCCAGCTACAAAGAATAAAAAAATTCTTGCAATAGACCCAGCTTATGTACATGGTTGCAAACTAGCAGTATTAGATGAAAATGGTAATTTCCTAGAAAAAGGACTAATTTTTCCTAATGAGCCTCGAAGTGAAATAAAAAATGCTACTCTTAGAGTCAATGGCTTATTAGATAAATATAGCATCGATTTAATTGTTATTGGAAACGGTACAGCTTCACGCGAAACAGAACAATTTATTAGTAATCTCCTTCAAAATCGTAAGGTTCAACATCCTAATGAAAATATTAGATTTGCTGTAGTATCTGAAATTGGAGCTTCAGTTTACTCAGCTTCTAAAATCGCTCAAGAAGAATTTCCAAACCTTTCAGTTGAAGAAAGAAGTGCGATTAACATCGGAAGAAGGTTTCAAGACCCTTTAAATGAATTAATTAAAATCGAACCCAAATCTATTGGGGTAGGTCAATATCAACACGATGTTAATCAAAAAGAATTAACTTCTGAACTTGATTTTAAAGTAAATAAAGTTGTCAACATGGTTGGGGTTGATCTTAATAGTGCTACAAAAATTATTTTGTCGCACATTTCTGGTCTTTCTAATACAATTGCTAAAAACATTGTTGAACATCGTCTAAAAAATGGTAATTTTAAAAATCGTGAAGAACTTAAAAATGTTAAAGGATTAGGACCCAAAGCATATGAACAGTCAGTGGGATTTTTAAGAATTCATGATTCAACTAATTTTTATGATAAAACAAATATTCACCCCGATCAATATGAACTAGCTAATAAAGTTTTAGCAGCACTTAATTTGAATGTTGAAAATTTGGATAAAAATATCTTAATGGAAGCCAATAAAGAAAAACTTGCCAAAGAACTAAATACTAATGAATATGATATTTCTTTAATTTTAGATTCATTAATCAGCCCGGGCAAAGATATTCGTGATGATAAAGATGGCTTTATTCTATCGGACAAACTTTTAACAGTTGATGACTTAGAAATTGGTAAAAGATATACTGGTCAAGTTATTAATGTTACTGATTTTGGAGCATTTTTCTTTTTAGGAATTAAACAATCTGCCTTAGTACATATTTCTAACATGAAAAAAGATGACGAAAGTTTTATCAAACACCCTTCGGAAATACTTAATGTTGGTGAAAATTGAACAATTGAAATTATTAGCATTGACAAAGAGCGTGAGAGAATTCAAGCTAAACTCATTTGAAACTAA
- the nusA gene encoding transcription termination factor NusA, which yields MSERTEGEIKKAKEIFKAINDLSKLKNLNTNEVIELFKDAVKKVIMSYDEDAELEFVFDEENNEFIVINHTKYVVQDPITAEDKDMLCRCIEVPLSIAKELKSTAKEGDVISETINFETFQKKDYIRILQSFNQSIRELEKKVIVGVYSLKIGQIVRAKVATPTTRGIFFELEDGTPAYMPSNANNRKLTANLQPGDSIDVYIDNVGDADKNVQVLVSTVESKLIDKLLYKEVPEIANGLIDIVKIARIPGERAKIAISANEKTPIGVEVVGSVLGENGSRINNVIQQLKGERLDVIEYSADIKTFIKNAISPAKVIDIVENKEKWQANYPAYIVVVPNQHNTLAIGKRGQNVVLASDLVRAKLDIFSQDQADLAKIEYDINNGNITQAELDELAQGKRLQSQFRRRTRQDTASRDTIDMADFEKEMEEIKARMTSYESFERQLFNQDVSNEDISLAFEKAQAELASLEKEIDEDDKLYSKQPENVEEDYAKITETKMKDFIKDADLSAGLDDLDLSDLDDEDW from the coding sequence ATGTCAGAAAGAACTGAAGGCGAAATCAAAAAAGCTAAAGAAATCTTCAAAGCCATTAATGATTTAAGTAAATTAAAAAACTTAAATACTAATGAAGTAATTGAACTTTTTAAAGATGCTGTTAAAAAAGTTATTATGTCATATGATGAAGATGCTGAACTAGAATTTGTCTTCGATGAAGAAAATAACGAATTCATCGTTATTAACCATACTAAATATGTTGTTCAAGACCCAATTACCGCTGAAGACAAAGACATGCTATGTCGTTGCATTGAAGTACCACTTTCGATTGCTAAAGAACTAAAATCAACTGCTAAAGAAGGCGATGTTATTTCAGAAACAATTAACTTTGAAACTTTTCAAAAGAAAGATTACATTCGCATTTTGCAATCTTTCAATCAATCAATTAGGGAATTAGAAAAAAAAGTTATTGTTGGTGTTTATTCACTTAAAATTGGACAAATTGTTCGTGCTAAAGTAGCTACTCCTACAACGCGAGGTATTTTCTTTGAACTTGAAGACGGTACACCAGCCTACATGCCTTCTAATGCTAATAATCGTAAATTAACAGCTAATTTACAACCGGGCGATAGCATTGATGTTTACATTGACAATGTTGGCGATGCTGATAAAAATGTTCAAGTATTAGTGTCAACTGTTGAAAGTAAGTTAATTGATAAATTACTATATAAAGAAGTGCCAGAAATTGCTAATGGTTTAATTGACATCGTTAAAATTGCGAGAATTCCTGGTGAAAGAGCCAAAATTGCAATTTCAGCAAACGAAAAAACTCCAATTGGCGTAGAAGTAGTGGGATCGGTGCTAGGTGAAAATGGTAGTCGAATTAATAATGTTATCCAACAACTAAAAGGCGAAAGACTAGATGTCATTGAATATTCAGCAGATATTAAAACTTTCATTAAAAATGCAATTAGTCCTGCTAAAGTTATTGACATTGTTGAAAATAAAGAAAAATGACAAGCAAATTATCCAGCTTACATCGTGGTTGTACCAAATCAACACAATACTTTAGCTATTGGCAAAAGAGGCCAAAATGTTGTATTAGCAAGTGATCTTGTTAGAGCAAAACTTGACATTTTCAGTCAAGACCAAGCTGATCTTGCCAAAATTGAGTATGACATTAACAACGGCAATATTACTCAAGCCGAACTTGACGAACTTGCTCAAGGCAAAAGACTACAAAGTCAGTTCCGTCGTAGAACTAGACAAGACACTGCATCGCGTGACACTATTGACATGGCTGATTTTGAAAAAGAAATGGAAGAAATCAAAGCAAGAATGACGAGTTATGAATCATTTGAAAGACAATTATTTAATCAAGATGTTTCAAATGAAGATATAAGCCTTGCTTTTGAAAAAGCTCAAGCCGAACTTGCATCACTTGAAAAAGAAATTGATGAAGATGATAAACTTTATTCAAAACAACCAGAAAATGTTGAAGAAGATTATGCCAAAATCACTGAAACCAAAATGAAAGATTTCATCAAAGATGCTGATTTAAGTGCTGGCCTAGATGATCTAGATTTGAGTGATTTAGATGATGAAGATTGATAA
- a CDS encoding YlxR family protein, with amino-acid sequence MMKIDKLYLRKSITDGQYYPQDRLVRFAKSKDGIVEFDPNKNKKGRGAYCLKENEVIEEVLKKRLLNRAFKKTIEASQYEKLRDEVNIWQKTQIKEDQTLNTLKNN; translated from the coding sequence ATGATGAAGATTGATAAACTTTATTTAAGAAAATCAATTACTGATGGACAATACTATCCGCAAGATCGATTAGTTAGGTTCGCTAAATCTAAAGATGGAATAGTAGAATTTGACCCCAATAAAAATAAAAAAGGTCGTGGTGCTTATTGCTTAAAAGAAAATGAAGTAATTGAAGAAGTGCTTAAAAAAAGATTGCTTAATCGAGCATTTAAAAAAACAATTGAAGCAAGCCAATACGAAAAATTAAGAGATGAGGTGAATATATGGCAAAAAACACAAATAAAAGAAGATCAAACGTTGAACACATTAAAAAACAATTAG